The sequence GCGGATCGAAGCTCCAGATGGACATGACCGTCTGGGACATCATGGGCGAGAAAGGCTTCCGGGACCTCCTGAAAGAGGCGTTCTTCCACGGCGCGAAGGGCGTCCTCGCGGTGTGCGACCTCACCCGGTACTCGACGCTCAAGGAGCTCGACGACTGGGTGCAAAGCGTCTACAACGTCGTCGGCGAGATCCCGGTCGTGTACGCGATCAACAAGATCGACCTGAAGGACGAGGTCATGATCCTGTACGGCGACAAGGAGATCGAGCAGGCCGTGCGCGCGTTCGAGGCGCCGTTCTTCTACACGTCCGCGAAGACGGGCGAGAACGTCGAGCTCGTCTTCAAGCGCCTCGGGACGATGGTCCTCCACAAAGACGGGATTCCGGTCGTCGCGTGAGTTCACCTCGAAGAAACGGGGCGAGAAGCGTTAAGTAG is a genomic window of Thermoplasmata archaeon containing:
- a CDS encoding Rab family GTPase — encoded protein: MAEVQRIKTKICLVGEAAVGKTSLIRRFVQDEFDDRYITTLGAKVSKREMTFDLPDRGSKLQMDMTVWDIMGEKGFRDLLKEAFFHGAKGVLAVCDLTRYSTLKELDDWVQSVYNVVGEIPVVYAINKIDLKDEVMILYGDKEIEQAVRAFEAPFFYTSAKTGENVELVFKRLGTMVLHKDGIPVVA